The DNA region tgcccacatcatgtgaaaaactttttattaaagggtcaaaatcacacaaatttgctgggaataaaatacccaaatacttaatgacctgtttgggccactgaaaggcgcccgattggaaagccattactgggcagtatgctgtcagagccgaagcttcggatttagaccaactgactctgtaacctgagaatttagaaaaggaattaataattctgtggaggcaaggcatagatctaatagggtcaaagacaaataataaaatatcatctgtgtaaagcaaaagcttatgcgccacgccaccacccctggaaaatccgcCTCCATACATACTTTctaatgtatgggttcgggaacacttttattgggtggattaagttactttatagacacccggtagtggtgcttcaaactaatggattaatttcagattattttaatctgaataggggcacccggcaggtttgccctctttcccccttattgttctgtcttccctggaaccattagcagccgcggcTGGGgaaataagggggaaagagggcaaacctgccgggtgcccctattcagattaaaataatctgaaattaatccattagtttgaagcaccactaccgggtgtctataaagtacccatacatttccaaaatcttaaaaagataatcacatTCTGCTTTATAaaatgccttttcagtgtcaagtgagatggcagcgaccggagtctgatcattcgccactgaccacatgatattgatgaaacgtctaatgttatcagaagagttacggccccgaataaaccccacctgatctatatgtataagtggtggtggtgtagtggactaaagcactgacctggtaagcagaaggttgttggttcaatccccacagccaccaccattgtgtccttgagcaaggcacttaactccagattgctccagggggattgtccctgtaatcagggcactgtaagtcgctttggataaaagcatcagccaaatgtaaaaatgtataagagatgtcataattttaTTGAATCggtaatttttgacaatattttaacatctagctggatcagggaaattggacggtaactcttacactcgtttggatctttgtcctttttaagaatcagactgatccgggcttgtgtcatggttggcggaagctttccattctttaatgattccgtataaacttctagcaaaagtggagtcagttctgtagcataagatctaaaaaactcagtgggaaagccatctggccccggagacttgcctgtaggcaaggccttaattaccatgCCAgtttcctccaaggttatttcagaatcaagataatttttttgctcagtcatcagtttaggaagtttctaatatcctcttcagtagacaaagatgtggaactgtagagatcaagatagaattctttaaaagcattattaatatctgtggctgaggtaaatatttcaccaccagcagatttcactgagggaatggtagaaaaagattctctctgttttatttatctagccagaggttttcctgctttgtcccccgactcaaagtatgactgtcttgccctgtgttgggcctcatgtattcagatagaagacaaaggcaggcctaacagtcgtaaaacctaactcagcccccacacattccatgtcgtaaattttactgataaaaatcgcgccaaaatcaaacaaagggagtccaaaacagactacagatccatgaagccttgctcactaaaggatcgagcgctcaacccctattggatgaggcacacaacagaacgtccctcaaacatgacatcatcaggacttcaaataattctgaaatgcttccagagttgcttccagcgacttctttcaccgaataaagacgtagcttttgctgctctccggtgcaacctcatggcacaagggagtaatgtccgacttgaaactgtggccatacaatctccatctcgctggacgagttgagattactctgtgttcaaccaaatactctaacagatccgaaggagaccgctgagcaattggcatcttcatccgttggcctacagaagtgaagagattaaagatttctcttccatcttcaatcaagtcgacatttctgagttctccgccagcccgccgagaatcaacagccgtaccgcccgccgacagcgcgaggaaacggcctcccgtcatcacccaagcctcaaggaaccgggtcggagttaaaggacggaggaaaacacattctacctgtgtcctcatgcgattcaagtaagaggctacgtctgggcagagatagaatattatagcgtgttattctagtgtttcaaggtttttgcttgtacagtttacggaccgccatgtccgctcattattaatactcagggtattaattatcacgaatttgtttgctgtattgtggtccaatcaaattggattgttgtgcattttcaccatcgcaggtgagacagaaactgagttcatccattagagtcaaataacgcaggactttcaCGAGCTCCGCtcataaaaccgcgtctctgagtgatgaacacggctgctttctctccagctatcgcgaaatcagctttcgggctgtcacttaataatctctctctctctctctcactaaccacactgacacacacacacacacacaccttatgtgttataggattattttgatttccatatctaatcatatcactgtttagtttgtagttgtaagtcagaagtttattgactgcattgtattaattattaattgatattactgcataaataaactttgtttatattacaaagagaagtgttttggtttgttttgcatacacctgtgtcatgctgacgggatgtcagtgctcggattcaaaccttcattcattgtttttttcccaaaaatcgatattcttcggatgtcgattttcctaagaaaacaatctaatattgagactgttttactatttggttattagtccctaattccagggtggtgccccgtcaatgttaatccttattaatattctattgatttttgataattgataattatctttgattgaatttgaatgatcaataagctagtgttaattttaattaatgtttcatcgatgttaacaattaacgattatctttgataattgttgatttaaaggattaaaaaaagctaacattgattctcatcaatgttctattgattttaataattaataattatctttgataattattaattattgctaataaccaaacttgctcctaaacgtagcacactacatttactggagtctcatatgaggttttaatgaattagatccaattaattaatttaaatattgattaataactacagaaataattatttctgatagtaacactgatctaaacaaccataaAGCCCTACACCTGAATAGCCAAACCTCTACCTTCCGCGATAAAATAGTAttacatctgtatttcaatcaggtaaattctctgaggccattagacgacattcggtgcttcagctctgcctcagtacttttaatattcccttccaatttcacgagttcttgtgctttggatttttttggtgaatgaggcatagtgtatgatccggcccctaagaaccgccttaagtgcctcccaagccatgccctcAGAGgttactgaggaccagttgttcTCCACATAGACATTGGTTTCAGTCTTTAGTATTTGTtgtaattcaggattttgcaaaagggatacattaaaacggcaactatatgattttttttttccaattgagcaatctacaacagatgaaatgagggacttaaatatatatatatatatatatatatatatatatatatatatatatatatatatatatatatatatatatatatatatataaaaatctattctaaagtaaatcttatggactgatgaaaaaaatgtatagtccctaccagataggttcaaaagtctccaaatatctgtaagaccaagatttttacacatcctgtgaagcttcaatgttgctctagggggcttgcacacttttgcttcactatgatcaaggactgagtccatcaatagattaaagtctcctcccactATTATATCATGGGGAGTGCCAGTGGCtttcaacatcccttcaagatctataaaaaagccctgatcatccacgttaggtgcataaatattagccaaaatcagactttgtccctgaatttctgctaaaacaataatgactcttcctaatttatctttactctgtttgagacatttgaattgttgatgtTGTCATTAcactgtaatgactcccctgctcttactcgagccagcactataaaacaaactgcccaccccatatctttccaactgtttccgcttcctgcggagaaaggtgcgtttcctgaagaaacactatatcatatttctttcgcttaagaagagaaataaccttccttctttttatggggtgccccaacccattcacattccacgtggagagagagataatccactcatattttgacatataagaaaaatagatcatgtgtcaaaaacaagattataaagaccacattccaatattGGTACGACCATTAAAACCCAAACATCCCCggagcaaaacaaacagaaaaaagaaaaacgtgcgtgttaaccccacgcacgacagcaccaactggtgtccatccctccaaactcaaacagtccacgtaTGCCTACGAggacccctgcgacaactttgctgtcggattgctcaagtccagtggctctatacaaattttgtgagacagaattacacagcaaaagataatctataaaacaaactccagcaaataggcagaacaaactcaaagagcatgtagattcatccacaaagctgtcccgaaggtgtgccagtctgcaaaataaaaacCAGCccctaggcggagccagcacaaaaaacgCTCAGTTTCCACAAACAGTCAagttaatgttcagtgagccggtccactcggctgcaacgtgagtgcCACAAAATAAcatactccattgactttatgaaggacatcgcttgctgtgggcatgtgaatgttttacggccctccttagcatctattctcaatttggccgggaatatcagtgccaAAGCAAACTAATGTAaacgtttcttgcattccttgaatcaatcacgtttctctcttgtcgaattcacaaagtctgggaacagaAAAATGCGggagtatcagcttgagcacgtaagtgtcttttaaagctgattctgatttaatgtctccagagcctgaggattttgaattctttgacatattgtcctcctagaatgGTTATGAAACAGAGtttatcaaatctcaccggtttatatcattaaaagtgttaaaactagcaaagtgcgcagagctcgctgttcacacatccgaacctcgcagggcgtcacgtgactctcagGTAAGCAGATTTTTTGAGCATTAAACTGGGAAGGGGGAGGGGTGCAActacatttatacacacacatacacatgagaAAGTGtatgtttaattttatattccctttacaactattttaatcacatttaagcctctaaaaaatgtagggtgacaaattaattttaaaaagttcaagtgtaattttctttaatgttgagcttgcatgtgtaataatatgagctgtcactttttaaaacaaattattaacaagttgaaacctaaaaattaagcagaattacatgtaTAACAATGAAACGCTTGTATTacgaaaaagtgcagtgtgtcataactgtctgaatgtgatctgccaggtccagttTACCTCCTCGGGAGTCAGAAAAAACGAGCATTTACagtgacaaacaaaaaaaaaacacctcactagaATTTTCACTCAGTAAAGGGGTGCTGTATAcacacaccatcaactcttggtgaaaaatactttctgtgctcccacatgtaatccattttgatcgactcttctcagtagcttcaatacaaacaggaagttagatgacaaaattcagaaGAGTGGAGCGTGGAAAATGGGCAGGGCGGAATAAAGTGAATAGTTAGTCTTGCAGGCATGAAAAGTCACCAAAGCATTCTTGCGCTTCCAGTGCAAACCGGTCAAAACATGTGACAGCCACGGTTCTGTGGGCCGGTCAAAATGCGGGCCATAGTTTGGGGACCCCTGTTATAGACTAAGAAATAAGATAACAGGAAATATGTATATAATAAACCCAATAagaaacaatatatataaataaataaaagggcaattacatgatttttaaaagttttaaagctTCACAGTCTTTTAGGGTTCTatgtttcattataaatcttaaGATCAGtattacaaaatatacagtacagaaGGTTTTTTTCTGAGTTCTTGCTCTGtgaatataaaacattttctgaAATCAATTTTCTAAttggatagttcacgcaaaaatgaaaattctctcatcatctactcaccctcaagccatcccagatgtatatgaatttctttcatctgcagaacacaaattatgatttttagaagaatatttcagctctgtaggtccatacaatgcaagtaaatagatgctaaaatgttgacactccaaaaaatgcataaagtcatcataaaagtcatccataagactccagtgttttaatccatatcttcagaagtgatatgataggtgtgggtgagaaacagatcaatatttaagtcattttttgttagaaattgttctccctgcccagcagggggcaatatgcatgaagaatgtgaatcatcaaaaacactaGAGGgaaaaagttaaagttaaagtggagattgactgagcattgaggaacatttatagtaaaaaaaaaaaaaaaaagaaaggaaaaaaaaagaaggattttaatattgatctgtttctcacccacacctatcctatcacttctgaagacattgatttaatcatgtatgtgatttttggagcctcaaaatgttggcacccattcacttgtattgtatggacctacagagctgaaatatgaaatattcttctaaaaaatcattgagttcagcagatgaaagaaagacatacacatctgggatggcataaggttgagtaattaataagtgaattttcatttttgggtgaattatccctttaagatcagCTTGAGTTGGACCCTTAATGTCACATGATCAACACGTGTTCGGGTTCGAGCCCTTTTTTTAATCTGGTTTTATACCCGCGCATGCGCACATGCCGCTCTGCGTGCACTTCCACATAAACAAGTGCAGTGCAGTGGAGGGTGGATCATGGAGCATCGCTTTGACAGGGTAGCGGCGGTGCTGTCACCACTGGAGGAGTCCAGCGCCGAGGTAAGCAGAGACAGCGGCATCGTGTCGCAGAGCGCCAGCAGCTTGTCTATGGTTAGCGAGGCCCTGAGTAGCGGGACCGTGTCTCAGAGCCCGAGCTTCGGCGCTGCAGTGGCCCAGGACCCGAGCTCTGCTGCGGGAGAAACCCAGGAACAGAGCGAGCATGAGCAGACACAAGACGACGAGCTGCTGAGACACACTGCGATCGCTTACTCCTCTTATATCAGAGCCCATGCTGAAGAAGAGGTGAGGATTCATATACAGATTCATTCATTCTTTAATTCACGCCTCTGAATGCTCGTCCTGGAGTCAGTGTAGTGTAGTTAAGGAGCCTAAGTTATTAAGCGTGACATGAGCTACATAAAAGACTCACATGTTCTCTGCACTTCTGACTGAAATATGTTAAATTCCCAGAACCCATTTGATTTATGAATGCTTTATGGTCGGTAAGTGAGGCATATAACCTATCATACTCACAGAACATGTCACGTGTTTACATTACAGGTCCTGTGCTTGGAGAAAAGTCTGGAGGAAATGCTTACAAGACTAGATGAGTTTGTGGGTATGCTTGATATGGTAAGATCAATAAAGTTATCTTTGCATGCATAGAAAAGTGTTTTGAAAACCGCTTCaaaggaatattcaatacaagttcagcacaatcaacagcatttgtggcataatgttgattacaaaaatgtatcgacatgtccctccttttctttaataaaagcaaaaatcaacattacagtgaggcacttacaatgaaagtgaatggggccaatttttggagggtttaggcagaaatgtgaagcttataattttataaaagtacttacattaattcttctgttaaaactcgtgtattaattgagctgtgaagtttttaaatcgtaatttttatacAGCGGACTACTAAATGACCAGGATTAGCCTACAGGGATAATGACGTTATGCCGTCAtggcaaggaagttgtaaaattgcatgtaactttacacagaaaagattaataagcaattttatcactctagatcatgttaacatgctttttttttttttttttttgtggttgtactttgaaacagtgagaattttaacgtttacggattgaccccattcacttccattgtaagtgctagTGAAGGGATGTTCGATTCATTTCCGCGAAccagttcttttggacagttcatttctatgaaccggttcaaaaaacAGATTTAGCAGTTCTTTTACAtcatcacgtaatgacgtcactTGTACGTGATTATAACATCCCTGTTTCATGGTTTTCAcactcaaacatttaaataaagccatatgtttTGCACTTAACACACACTAATGTACAAATGAGGATATTTTCtacatgtctaaagcatataaagaaaataaactagtcttaatcaactctacagaaaccatgattcagcttataacaatttaaaatataatctgcatgcacaataaacaatagtaaaattaatttacatgtcTCGGATGAAaagttttttgcatgttttaataaaaagtttaataaaactagtcataagcatatttccagtatgttttgtttgtcattaaagaaacatacatttcgccccaGGCTCGTTCAATTCCTCGGTTCACACATGCTCATAGTTTCATCAGACTCCTCGTTCATCCTTGGCAAACTTAGACAGTTATTTGTACTGGCACCttcggttctttttgagtcggaCACGACCGAAAACACTGAAGTCCAATTCAGCGTGTAGGTTTGATTTGTTCATTCGTTCAGGCTTCTAGTCATCTGTATTATGTTTCTTTTTAGTATGTTGTTGCTGTACATAAGTTAATgaaattctaattttttgaatATATCATCACAGTTAGCTACAAAATTCATTAAGTCTAATAACAAATACAAACATAACTAGAAACTATTATATTATCAATAATTGGTATcaatataaccaagtgaaaatgaTCTTCATctacaaatatttattaaataattcagAAATAACACAGAACAAATCTgtaggtttataaatgttttatttggctACTGCCGTTAATGTCTCAACATAGCAAGTCCTCGGTGATCCTCGGCAAACTTCGACTGGCTCTTTTTTGAGTCGGACAGTTCGACGAGTTGCGTAGCCAGAACAAGTACTTTAGCTGTGCGTCTTGCTTCATCAACCCGGAACTGAAGTTCGATTCAGTTCAATTTTGTGATCCGGCTCGACCGGTTACTTGTTGAGAATTGGACATTActactaagtgcctcactgaGTAGGTTTACATAGCCAGTTATAATCAAACTTCTGCTGATTTTTACGTTGTCAAGCTACAGTCTTAATCTCTCTGTCCAattgtaacaggagccagctggtacatgatagctgtgtgatatgtgtaaacctcactcccctggcctcaagagtcTCTAGAGTATAttgagaatggtgtgaaaaacaaaaaaacatccaggcGAAAACGGCttattaatgacagaggtcagaggagaatggccagactggtccaagctgactgGAAGGccacagtaacccaaataa from Myxocyprinus asiaticus isolate MX2 ecotype Aquarium Trade chromosome 30, UBuf_Myxa_2, whole genome shotgun sequence includes:
- the LOC127420949 gene encoding biogenesis of lysosome-related organelles complex 1 subunit 4-like; the protein is MEHRFDRVAAVLSPLEESSAEVSRDSGIVSQSASSLSMVSEALSSGTVSQSPSFGAAVAQDPSSAAGETQEQSEHEQTQDDELLRHTAIAYSSYIRAHAEEEVLCLEKSLEEMLTRLDEFVGMLDMIRNDTSQVVNENLPQIQRKSEEMREIYRKIDKLEAFVKMVGVSVSAMEEQVTQVEGEVGTLPGTFKKIFRTMSMPGFLNKPASPRRQTQRHQELPSVFRTEDYFTSQSEQ